One Cucurbita pepo subsp. pepo cultivar mu-cu-16 chromosome LG11, ASM280686v2, whole genome shotgun sequence DNA window includes the following coding sequences:
- the LOC111805190 gene encoding uncharacterized protein LOC111805190 isoform X1, giving the protein MEGWGWRISSQPSNYFSNPPQKEKEEQQQKVQRTEPAEKDDQKPAVQKPRIKATSRSRSGSRKFETYYRAEPASNPRNVKETCKKTEDGGEPLLEKDEKEKKSRRKGRKMNVRAPKEEMQRTSPTPEENLKEEMRERECKAGGRKYVWVRKMDEKEGTKGQCRPEIGYAHEMKEMENKLSGISVSSEIERAKTNGVHRGCNQGNRNLQRWAPRKQRNVGMVWVRKHELSKGDLVRNLSSE; this is encoded by the exons ATGGAAGGATGGGGATGGAGGATTTCATCTCAACCCTCCAACTATTTCAGTAATCCTCCtcagaaagagaaggaagaacagCAACAGAAGGTTCAGCGGACGGAACCTGCGGAGAAGGATGATCAGAAGCCGGCGGTTCAAAAGCCTCGAATAAAGGCTACTTCTCGGAGCAGAAGCGGGAGCAGGAAGTTTGAGACGTATTATCGAGCTGAGCCGGCGAGTAATCCGCGCAATGTGAAGGAGACGTGCAAGAAGACTGAGGATGGAGGCGAGCCTCTGCTGGAGAAAgatgagaaggaaaagaaatctaGGAGGAAGGGTCGCAAGATGAACGTTAGAGCACCGAAGGAAGAGATGCAGAGAACGTCACCAACACCCGAGGAGAACTTGAAGGAGGAAATGCGAGAAAGGGAATGCAAGGCTGGGGGAAGGAAATATGTTTGGGTAAGAAAAATGGATGAAAAGGAAGGGACAAAGGGTCAATGTCGACCTGAAATTGGGTACGCCCACGAGATGAAGGAGATGGAAAACAAATTAAGTGGTATTTCAGTGAGTTCTGAAATTGAAAGAGCGAAGACTAATGGTGTGCACAGAGGCTGTAATCAAGGCAATCGGAATCTTCAACGTTGGGCTCCCCGAAAACAGAGGAATGTGGGAATGGTTTGGGTGAGGAAGcatgaactttcaaaaggTGATCTG GTTAGGAATCTATCCTCAGAgtga
- the LOC111805190 gene encoding uncharacterized protein LOC111805190 isoform X2 codes for MEGWGWRISSQPSNYFSNPPQKEKEEQQQKVQRTEPAEKDDQKPAVQKPRIKATSRSRSGSRKFETYYRAEPASNPRNVKETCKKTEDGGEPLLEKDEKEKKSRRKGRKMNVRAPKEEMQRTSPTPEENLKEEMRERECKAGGRKYVWVRKMDEKEGTKGQCRPEIGYAHEMKEMENKLSGISVSSEIERAKTNGVHRGCNQGNRNLQRWAPRKQRNVGMVWVRKHELSKG; via the exons ATGGAAGGATGGGGATGGAGGATTTCATCTCAACCCTCCAACTATTTCAGTAATCCTCCtcagaaagagaaggaagaacagCAACAGAAGGTTCAGCGGACGGAACCTGCGGAGAAGGATGATCAGAAGCCGGCGGTTCAAAAGCCTCGAATAAAGGCTACTTCTCGGAGCAGAAGCGGGAGCAGGAAGTTTGAGACGTATTATCGAGCTGAGCCGGCGAGTAATCCGCGCAATGTGAAGGAGACGTGCAAGAAGACTGAGGATGGAGGCGAGCCTCTGCTGGAGAAAgatgagaaggaaaagaaatctaGGAGGAAGGGTCGCAAGATGAACGTTAGAGCACCGAAGGAAGAGATGCAGAGAACGTCACCAACACCCGAGGAGAACTTGAAGGAGGAAATGCGAGAAAGGGAATGCAAGGCTGGGGGAAGGAAATATGTTTGGGTAAGAAAAATGGATGAAAAGGAAGGGACAAAGGGTCAATGTCGACCTGAAATTGGGTACGCCCACGAGATGAAGGAGATGGAAAACAAATTAAGTGGTATTTCAGTGAGTTCTGAAATTGAAAGAGCGAAGACTAATGGTGTGCACAGAGGCTGTAATCAAGGCAATCGGAATCTTCAACGTTGGGCTCCCCGAAAACAGAGGAATGTGGGAATGGTTTGGGTGAGGAAGcatgaactttcaaaag GTTAG